A single region of the Gracilibacillus caseinilyticus genome encodes:
- the ald gene encoding alanine dehydrogenase: MIIGVPKEIKNNENRVALTPTGVAQFIDNEHQVVIEKDAGTGSGFLDQEYLETGATIEANADDVWKQADMILKVKEPLASEYRYFREDLILFTYLHLAAEPELANALIDSKITAIAYETIEENGKLPLLTPMSEIAGRMASQIGAQFLEKIHGGKGILLSGVPGVSRGKITVIGGGVVGTNAAKIAIGLGADVTIIDLNPDRLRELDDLFGNHIRTLISNPANIASAVTESDLVIGGVLIPGGKAPKLVSEEVVKKMSPGSVIVDVAIDQGGIVETVDHITTHDHPTYTKHDVVHYAVANMPGSVPRTATNALTNVTLPYALSIANKGLTEACKRKPSIQKGINVENGKITHELVAKDLEKTLVN; the protein is encoded by the coding sequence ATGATTATTGGCGTTCCTAAAGAAATAAAAAATAATGAAAATCGTGTTGCGCTGACACCAACAGGAGTAGCACAATTTATCGATAATGAACATCAGGTTGTAATAGAAAAGGACGCTGGTACAGGTAGTGGTTTCTTAGATCAGGAATACCTCGAAACAGGTGCGACCATCGAGGCTAACGCAGACGATGTGTGGAAGCAGGCTGATATGATTCTAAAGGTAAAAGAGCCATTAGCATCAGAATATCGTTATTTCAGGGAAGATCTCATCCTCTTTACTTATTTACATCTAGCAGCAGAACCGGAATTAGCGAATGCATTAATCGATTCAAAGATCACAGCTATCGCCTATGAAACCATTGAAGAGAATGGAAAATTGCCCTTGCTTACACCAATGAGTGAAATCGCCGGAAGGATGGCTTCACAAATAGGTGCACAGTTTTTAGAAAAAATACATGGAGGAAAAGGAATTCTCTTATCTGGTGTCCCTGGCGTCTCACGCGGTAAAATAACCGTTATTGGCGGTGGTGTTGTCGGGACAAATGCAGCCAAAATTGCCATCGGATTAGGTGCAGACGTGACAATAATTGACCTTAATCCTGATAGACTACGAGAATTGGATGACTTATTTGGCAATCACATCCGCACACTGATATCCAATCCAGCAAACATTGCCAGTGCAGTGACAGAATCCGACCTGGTAATCGGTGGCGTGCTCATTCCGGGCGGAAAAGCACCAAAGCTCGTTTCAGAAGAAGTAGTTAAAAAGATGAGTCCAGGCTCTGTCATTGTGGATGTGGCCATTGATCAAGGCGGCATTGTCGAAACTGTCGATCACATTACGACTCACGATCACCCTACGTACACAAAACATGACGTCGTTCATTATGCAGTAGCAAACATGCCTGGATCTGTCCCGAGAACCGCAACAAATGCGCTAACCAATGTCACCCTCCCCTATGCACTCAGCATTGCCAATAAAGGTCTTACGGAAGCATGCAAAAGGAAACCATCGATCCAAAAAGGCATCAATGTCGAAAACGGGAAAATTACACACGAGCTAGTTGCGAAAGATCTTGAGAAGACATTGGTTAATTGA
- a CDS encoding TetR/AcrR family transcriptional regulator produces the protein MVKTKEKVDPRIIRTRQLLRDAFIDLLLEMDIKKISVNRLAERATINRVTFYLHYKDITDMMDKMADDMVEDISSVIEEARINRTSKQPTGEVLSKCLEHIAANANFYKVVLTTRGVPVFKDRLMQLLVDKIMSGIENRGNESFAEKASIQKEILIWYDSSALIGTIVAWLRNDMPYSPNYLAQQFALIHNRHK, from the coding sequence ATGGTGAAGACAAAAGAAAAAGTCGATCCACGTATTATTCGTACACGTCAGTTACTTCGAGATGCCTTTATCGATTTGCTGTTAGAAATGGATATTAAGAAAATTTCAGTTAACCGGCTGGCAGAAAGGGCTACCATTAATCGGGTAACATTTTATCTGCATTACAAAGATATTACTGATATGATGGACAAGATGGCGGATGATATGGTAGAAGATATCTCCAGTGTTATAGAAGAGGCAAGAATCAACCGAACATCAAAACAGCCTACAGGAGAAGTATTGTCCAAATGCCTGGAGCATATAGCAGCTAATGCTAACTTTTATAAAGTCGTTCTGACAACGAGAGGCGTTCCAGTATTTAAAGATCGCCTTATGCAGCTTCTGGTGGACAAAATTATGTCCGGAATTGAAAATCGAGGCAATGAATCTTTTGCCGAGAAAGCGAGTATTCAAAAAGAGATACTGATCTGGTATGATTCATCTGCATTGATTGGAACAATTGTTGCTTGGTTGAGAAATGATATGCCATACAGTCCGAATTATCTGGCACAGCAATTTGCGTTAATTCATAATCGTCATAAGTGA
- a CDS encoding DHA2 family efflux MFS transporter permease subunit: MILGSFFALFNQTTMTVALPPLMEAFNIDASTGQWLTTGYMLVNGVLIPVTGFLMKRFSTRQLYLAAMIIFLIGTLVSAIAPTFVILLSGRLIQAASTGIMMPLLMNVVLSLFPPEKRGTAMGTVGLAIIFAPAIGPTLAGYILDNFSWRVLFFGMIPFVLIIIICASIFLKNVSETTTSKMDFVSLVLSTIGFGGILYGFSEAGNNGWGHLEVVISLIIGFITIGVFTWRQLKSNDPFLDLRVFRYNMFSLTTIINCTVTFVMYADMILLPLYLQNARGFSALESGLLMLPGALLMGLLSPAVGRLFDRFGVKWLAIIGLIIILLTTYSFTNLTDSISYTVLILMYAGRRLGMALFLMPLQTAGLNQLPNSLHAHGTAISNTTRQVAGAIGTSLIVTIMTSRTKDHLQEMITNGAAGSQEHLTMEASIQGINDAYFTMLFFAFISLVLSFFIKRVKQASENSLQTSN; encoded by the coding sequence ATGATTTTAGGTTCGTTTTTTGCATTATTTAATCAAACCACGATGACAGTCGCACTCCCACCACTAATGGAAGCATTTAACATAGACGCGTCAACTGGACAATGGCTGACTACAGGTTACATGCTGGTAAATGGCGTATTGATTCCGGTTACTGGATTCTTAATGAAACGCTTCTCGACAAGACAATTATACTTAGCTGCAATGATTATTTTCCTTATAGGTACTCTCGTATCTGCAATTGCACCAACTTTTGTCATATTACTTTCTGGTCGTCTGATTCAAGCCGCATCAACAGGAATTATGATGCCTTTGTTAATGAATGTCGTATTGTCATTATTCCCACCAGAAAAACGGGGAACAGCAATGGGGACTGTTGGACTGGCAATCATCTTCGCACCTGCTATTGGTCCGACATTGGCCGGATATATTTTAGATAATTTTTCTTGGCGTGTGTTATTTTTTGGAATGATTCCATTTGTTCTTATAATTATTATATGCGCATCAATCTTTTTGAAAAATGTATCAGAAACAACAACTAGCAAAATGGATTTTGTCAGTCTCGTATTATCCACTATTGGTTTCGGCGGTATTTTATATGGATTCAGTGAAGCAGGTAATAATGGGTGGGGGCATTTGGAAGTTGTAATATCACTCATAATCGGTTTTATCACAATTGGCGTATTTACTTGGAGACAGCTTAAGTCAAATGATCCGTTTCTTGACTTACGGGTTTTCCGTTACAATATGTTTTCCTTAACAACCATTATTAACTGCACCGTAACATTTGTCATGTACGCAGATATGATTTTATTACCACTTTATTTACAAAATGCCCGAGGTTTTTCTGCGTTAGAATCAGGCTTATTAATGTTACCTGGTGCATTGTTGATGGGCTTGCTGAGTCCTGCTGTTGGTAGATTGTTTGATCGATTTGGAGTCAAATGGCTTGCAATTATCGGGTTAATTATTATTTTGCTTACAACCTATTCCTTTACTAATCTGACCGATTCGATCAGCTATACGGTACTGATTTTAATGTATGCTGGACGTAGATTAGGTATGGCGCTGTTCTTGATGCCATTACAAACAGCTGGTTTAAATCAATTGCCGAATAGTTTGCACGCACACGGTACAGCGATATCGAACACCACCCGTCAAGTAGCCGGAGCCATCGGTACATCGTTAATTGTCACGATTATGACGAGCAGAACAAAAGACCACCTTCAAGAAATGATCACAAATGGCGCTGCCGGATCACAGGAACATTTAACAATGGAAGCGTCCATTCAAGGTATTAATGATGCCTACTTTACGATGTTATTTTTTGCATTCATCAGCCTTGTCCTCTCGTTCTTTATTAAACGGGTAAAACAAGCATCTGAAAACAGCTTACAAACTTCTAATTAG
- a CDS encoding FtsW/RodA/SpoVE family cell cycle protein: protein MRKMYVRYDLLYILLLFTGVSLFAIYNAQQLNQYEGENFVFKQAVWILLGIIAIACLQLLETQTIYLLSTVSYYFGLSLLVVLLISPETIVPTLNGANSWFQFNGITFQPSELTKITTILYLSYAISKHKEKFHTSSLKYDLLLFIKILLIGLAPVVLILLQPDFGTAMVLAGITIIMLFLSGINWKIIFGIATVTITVASIFIFMAINLPDVMQNTFKIDNYQINRIETWIGLGDNDSGNSYQIDKALVAIGSGYLHGYQGETSSIYIPEAHTDFIFSIIGHNFGFIGAAIVIFLYFFLIYTLIQIGLKLYNINLFGSYICFGYITLILIHTIQNIGMNVGIMPITGIPLLLISYGGSSTLTSLIGYGLIYKAGCELLKEEDYMFKESEVH, encoded by the coding sequence ATGAGAAAAATGTATGTTAGGTACGACTTATTATATATTCTGCTACTATTTACAGGCGTTAGTCTTTTTGCTATTTATAATGCTCAGCAATTAAATCAATATGAAGGTGAGAATTTTGTATTCAAACAAGCTGTATGGATTTTACTGGGAATTATAGCAATTGCTTGCCTACAATTATTAGAGACACAAACTATTTACTTACTAAGTACCGTTTCATATTATTTCGGCCTATCTTTACTAGTAGTTTTACTTATTAGTCCTGAAACTATAGTACCCACTCTTAATGGAGCGAATAGCTGGTTCCAATTCAACGGAATTACTTTTCAGCCATCTGAACTAACCAAAATCACAACCATACTATATTTATCTTATGCCATCTCTAAGCATAAGGAGAAGTTCCATACTTCAAGCTTAAAGTATGATTTACTTCTCTTTATAAAAATTTTATTAATTGGCCTTGCGCCTGTTGTCTTAATATTACTTCAGCCTGATTTTGGTACTGCTATGGTTCTTGCAGGCATAACGATTATTATGTTGTTCCTCTCAGGTATCAATTGGAAAATAATTTTCGGAATTGCTACTGTAACAATTACAGTAGCAAGTATATTCATTTTTATGGCAATTAATCTACCTGATGTCATGCAAAACACTTTTAAAATTGATAATTACCAAATTAATAGAATCGAAACATGGATCGGATTAGGAGATAATGATTCAGGTAATTCTTATCAAATTGATAAAGCCTTGGTTGCTATCGGTTCTGGTTACCTCCATGGGTATCAAGGTGAAACCTCATCAATTTATATACCAGAAGCTCATACAGATTTTATATTTTCAATCATTGGTCACAACTTCGGCTTTATCGGAGCGGCAATTGTCATTTTCTTGTACTTCTTTTTAATCTATACATTAATACAGATTGGATTAAAATTATATAACATCAATTTATTCGGTTCATATATTTGTTTTGGTTATATTACTTTAATCTTAATCCACACCATTCAAAACATAGGAATGAATGTAGGAATAATGCCTATTACCGGTATACCGTTACTATTAATCAGTTACGGCGGAAGCTCCACTTTAACTTCTTTGATCGGATATGGATTAATTTATAAAGCTGGATGCGAACTATTAAAAGAAGAAGATTATATGTTCAAAGAGAGTGAAGTGCACTAA